In a genomic window of Streptomyces puniciscabiei:
- a CDS encoding helix-turn-helix domain-containing protein, which produces MTDGYEDRGATATAQLPAVVARVTALADRLGVPHAEVFDVGRLSVACGVPEPVVRALLAGRPAGEPDVQARFLQRLDLLRRTRLKPNGRKYTQQEIADGAGMSRQQAGALINGDRRPTMEHCDALQRFFRVHAGFLTAEDPEALAGALQRTEQELLTKLADRERAAAGAEEDPLERLLQDHGVRGIAWRAAQLPTDQHRDKVAEWLDMLLESVKRPES; this is translated from the coding sequence GTGACGGATGGCTACGAGGATCGGGGCGCCACGGCGACCGCCCAGCTGCCGGCCGTCGTCGCCCGCGTCACCGCGCTCGCCGACCGGCTCGGCGTGCCGCACGCCGAGGTCTTCGACGTCGGGCGGCTCTCCGTGGCCTGCGGGGTCCCGGAGCCGGTGGTCAGGGCGTTGCTCGCGGGACGGCCGGCCGGCGAACCGGACGTCCAGGCACGCTTTCTGCAGCGCCTGGACCTGCTGCGGCGCACTCGGCTGAAACCCAACGGCCGCAAGTACACCCAGCAGGAGATCGCCGACGGCGCGGGCATGTCCCGGCAGCAGGCCGGCGCCCTCATCAACGGCGACCGGCGGCCGACCATGGAGCACTGCGACGCGCTGCAGCGCTTCTTCCGGGTGCACGCCGGCTTCCTCACCGCGGAGGACCCGGAGGCGCTGGCCGGTGCGCTGCAGCGCACCGAGCAGGAGCTGCTGACCAAGCTCGCCGACCGGGAGCGGGCCGCCGCCGGGGCCGAGGAGGATCCGCTGGAGCGGTTGCTGCAGGACCACGGGGTGCGCGGAATAGCCTGGCGGGCCGCGCAGTTGCCCACCGACCAGCACCGGGACAAGGTCGCGGAGTGGCTCGACATGCTCCTGGAGAGCGTCAAACGGCCCGAGTCGTGA
- a CDS encoding PDR/VanB family oxidoreductase: MTEHELVVAAREFAADCVLALTLRDPLGRELPAWEPGAHVDLLLGPGLERQYSLCGDPADRTAWRIAVLREPAGRGGSAYVHEQICEGGKIRVRGPRNHFRLEPAPRYRFVAGGIGITPILPMLAAAERAGADWSLLYGGRTRASMAFTGELARYGGRVTLAPQDETGLLDLGPVLDDPSDGTLVYCCGPGPLLDAVEERCPAGVLRVERFQPKDQRGHEDEEFEVVLARSGRTVTVPPAVSVLDAVRAAGVEVLYSCTEGTCGTCETDVLEGAPDHRDAVLTEEERSAGDTMMICVSRCRGARLVLDL, translated from the coding sequence GTGACCGAGCATGAACTCGTTGTCGCGGCACGGGAGTTCGCCGCCGACTGCGTGCTGGCGCTGACGCTGCGCGATCCGCTGGGGCGTGAGCTGCCCGCCTGGGAGCCCGGCGCGCATGTGGATCTCCTGCTCGGGCCGGGACTGGAGCGGCAGTACTCGCTGTGCGGCGACCCGGCGGACCGGACGGCGTGGCGGATCGCGGTGCTGCGCGAACCGGCCGGGCGGGGCGGCTCGGCGTATGTGCACGAGCAGATCTGCGAGGGCGGGAAGATACGGGTGCGCGGGCCGCGCAACCACTTCCGGCTGGAGCCCGCGCCCCGCTACCGGTTCGTCGCGGGCGGCATCGGCATCACCCCGATCCTGCCGATGCTCGCGGCGGCCGAACGGGCGGGCGCCGACTGGAGTCTGCTCTACGGCGGCCGCACCCGTGCCTCGATGGCGTTCACCGGGGAGCTGGCACGCTACGGCGGCCGGGTGACCCTCGCCCCGCAGGACGAGACCGGGCTGCTCGACCTGGGCCCGGTGCTGGACGACCCGTCCGACGGCACCCTGGTGTACTGCTGCGGTCCGGGGCCGCTGCTGGACGCCGTCGAGGAGCGCTGCCCGGCCGGAGTGCTGAGAGTGGAGCGCTTCCAGCCGAAGGACCAACGCGGTCACGAGGACGAGGAGTTCGAGGTCGTACTCGCCCGCAGCGGCCGTACCGTCACCGTCCCGCCGGCGGTGTCCGTGCTGGACGCGGTGCGCGCCGCCGGGGTCGAGGTGCTGTACTCCTGCACGGAGGGGACGTGCGGCACCTGCGAGACCGATGTGCTGGAGGGCGCCCCGGACCACCGGGACGCGGTCCTCACCGAGGAGGAGCGGTCGGCGGGTGACACGATGATGATCTGCGTCTCCCGGTGCCGGGGCGCCCGTCTGGTGCTGGATCTGTGA
- a CDS encoding carbohydrate ABC transporter permease — translation MTKTAERQPVTKAAVHPVPAPPPVGGRGRRRLADQARAYAFLLGGLVCFALFSWYPAIRAVVIAFQKYTPGSKPEWVGTANFTRVLHDPEFTAAWRNTLTFTLLALLIGFAVPFVLALVLNELRHAKAFFRVVVYLPVMIPPVVSALLWKWFYDPGAGLANETLRLMHLPTSNWSNGTDTALVSLVIVATWANMGGTVLIYLAALQSIPGELYEAAELDGANLLQRVRHVTVPQTRFVILMLMLLQIIATMQVFTEPFVITGGGPENATVTVLYLIYKYAFLYDDFGGACALSVMLLVLLGAFSAVYLRLTRTEGDSA, via the coding sequence ATGACGAAGACGGCCGAACGGCAGCCCGTGACGAAGGCCGCCGTCCACCCGGTACCGGCGCCGCCCCCGGTAGGGGGCCGGGGGCGGCGCCGCCTCGCCGACCAGGCCCGCGCCTACGCCTTCCTCCTCGGCGGCCTCGTCTGCTTCGCCCTGTTCTCCTGGTACCCGGCGATCCGCGCGGTCGTCATCGCCTTCCAGAAGTACACGCCCGGTTCGAAGCCGGAGTGGGTCGGCACCGCCAACTTCACCCGGGTCCTGCACGACCCCGAGTTCACCGCGGCCTGGCGCAACACCCTCACCTTCACCCTGCTGGCCCTGCTCATCGGCTTCGCCGTCCCCTTCGTGCTCGCCCTGGTCCTCAACGAACTGCGCCACGCCAAGGCGTTCTTCCGGGTGGTCGTCTACCTGCCGGTGATGATCCCGCCGGTGGTCAGCGCCCTGCTGTGGAAGTGGTTCTACGACCCCGGTGCCGGCCTCGCCAACGAGACCCTGCGCCTGATGCACCTGCCGACGTCGAACTGGTCCAACGGCACCGACACGGCACTCGTCTCCCTGGTGATCGTGGCGACGTGGGCCAACATGGGCGGCACCGTCCTGATCTACCTCGCCGCCCTGCAGTCCATCCCGGGCGAGCTGTACGAGGCCGCGGAACTGGACGGCGCGAACCTGCTCCAGCGCGTCCGGCACGTCACGGTCCCGCAGACCCGCTTCGTGATCCTGATGCTGATGCTCCTTCAGATCATCGCCACCATGCAGGTGTTCACCGAGCCGTTCGTCATCACCGGCGGCGGCCCGGAGAACGCGACGGTGACCGTTCTCTACCTGATCTACAAGTACGCCTTCCTCTACGACGACTTCGGCGGCGCCTGTGCCCTCAGCGTCATGCTCCTGGTGCTGCTCGGTGCCTTCTCCGCCGTCTACCTGCGGCTCACTCGCACCGAGGGGGACAGCGCATGA
- a CDS encoding LacI family DNA-binding transcriptional regulator, which translates to MTRRLAEVAKKVGVSEATVSRVLNGKPGVSEATRQAVLTALDVLGYERPTQLRGERARLVGLVLPELQNPIFPAFAEVIGGALAQLGLTPVLCTQTKGGVSEADYVELLLQQQVSGVVFAGGLYAQADAPHDHYRLLADRNIPVVLVNAAIEHLGFPGVSCDDAVAVEQSWRHLASLGHERIGLVLGPGDHVPSARKLAAARAIAGDLPEEFVARAIFSIEGGHAAASRLIDRGVTGIICASDPLALGAVRAARRKGYGVPGRISVVGYDDSAFMNCTEPPLTTVRQPIEAMGRAAVELLNAQIGGTAVPAEELLFEPELVVRGSTAQAPRG; encoded by the coding sequence ATGACTCGACGACTTGCGGAAGTGGCGAAGAAGGTCGGCGTCAGCGAAGCGACCGTCAGCCGGGTGCTCAACGGCAAACCCGGCGTCTCCGAAGCCACCCGGCAGGCGGTGCTGACGGCCCTCGACGTCCTCGGTTACGAGCGCCCCACCCAGCTGCGCGGCGAACGCGCCCGGCTCGTCGGCCTGGTCCTGCCGGAGCTGCAGAACCCCATCTTCCCGGCGTTCGCCGAGGTCATCGGCGGTGCGCTCGCCCAGCTCGGACTCACCCCCGTGCTGTGCACGCAGACCAAGGGCGGCGTCTCGGAGGCGGACTACGTCGAACTGCTGCTGCAGCAGCAGGTCTCCGGCGTCGTCTTCGCCGGCGGTCTGTACGCCCAGGCGGACGCCCCGCACGACCACTACCGGCTGCTGGCCGACCGCAACATCCCCGTCGTGCTGGTCAACGCGGCCATCGAACACCTCGGCTTCCCCGGCGTGTCCTGTGACGACGCCGTCGCCGTGGAGCAGTCGTGGCGGCACCTGGCCTCGCTCGGCCACGAGCGCATCGGGCTGGTCCTCGGCCCCGGCGACCACGTGCCCTCGGCGCGCAAGCTGGCCGCCGCGCGGGCGATCGCAGGCGACCTGCCGGAGGAGTTCGTCGCGCGGGCGATCTTTTCCATCGAGGGCGGTCACGCCGCCGCGTCCCGGCTGATCGACCGGGGTGTCACCGGCATCATCTGCGCCAGCGACCCGCTCGCACTGGGCGCGGTCAGGGCCGCGCGCCGCAAGGGGTACGGCGTGCCGGGGCGGATCTCGGTCGTCGGCTACGACGACTCGGCCTTCATGAACTGCACCGAGCCCCCGCTCACCACCGTCCGCCAGCCCATCGAGGCCATGGGCCGCGCCGCCGTGGAGCTGCTGAACGCCCAGATCGGCGGCACCGCCGTACCCGCCGAGGAGCTGCTGTTCGAGCCGGAGCTGGTGGTGCGCGGCTCCACCGCGCAAGCCCCACGTGGGTGA
- a CDS encoding discoidin domain-containing protein — protein sequence MPTIAAAVALAAGMLAAVAPAAHAAAGASLPFTSVEAESATTTGTKIGPDYTQGTLASEASGRQAVRLTSGQRVEFTAPRAANAVNVSYSVPDGQSGTLDVYVNGVKLARTLTVTSKYSYVDTGWIPGAKQHHFFDDARLMLGQSVQAGDKVAFESAGTQVTVDVADFEQVAAPASQPAGSVSVVSKGADPSGNGDSTQAFRDAIAAAQGGTVWIPPGDYRITSSLNGVQNVTLQGAGSWYSVVHTSRFIDQSSSSGNVHLKDFAVIGEVTERVDSNPDNFVNGSLGPGSSVSGMWIQHMKCGMWLMGNDDNLVVENNRILDTTADGINLNGTAKGVVVRNNFLRNQGDDSLAMWSLYSPDTDSSFQNNTISQPNLANGIAIYGGTDISVKNNLISDTNALGSGIAISNQKFLDPFSPLAGTITVDGNTLVRTGAMNPNWNHPMGALRVDSYDSAINATVDITNTTITDSPYSAFEFVSGGGQGYPVRNVNVTGATVRNTGTVVVQAEAQGAATFKNVTATQVGAAGVYNCPYPANSGSFTLTDGGGNSGWSSTWSDCSTWPQPGQGNPDPDPNRNLAKGRPATATGSQDVYTPGKAVDGDPNSYWESTNNAFPQSWAVDLGSSYAVRRLVLKLPPSSAWGARTQTITVLGSTDGSNYSTVVGAQGYRFDPATGNTATVALPGTTNLRYLRLTVSANTGWPAGQFSEVEAYLTS from the coding sequence ATGCCAACCATTGCGGCCGCTGTGGCTCTCGCCGCCGGCATGCTCGCCGCCGTCGCACCCGCCGCCCACGCGGCCGCCGGCGCCAGCCTCCCCTTCACCTCGGTCGAGGCGGAGTCGGCGACCACCACCGGCACGAAGATCGGTCCCGACTACACCCAGGGCACCCTCGCCTCGGAGGCATCCGGACGGCAGGCCGTGCGCCTCACCTCCGGACAGCGCGTCGAGTTCACGGCACCCCGGGCAGCCAACGCCGTGAACGTCTCCTACAGCGTCCCCGACGGCCAGTCCGGCACGCTCGACGTGTACGTCAACGGCGTCAAGCTCGCGAGGACCCTGACCGTCACCTCCAAGTACTCCTACGTCGACACCGGCTGGATCCCCGGCGCCAAGCAGCATCACTTCTTCGACGACGCGCGCCTGATGCTCGGTCAGAGCGTCCAGGCGGGCGACAAGGTCGCCTTCGAGTCGGCCGGCACCCAGGTCACCGTCGACGTCGCCGACTTCGAGCAGGTCGCGGCGCCCGCCTCCCAGCCCGCCGGCTCGGTGTCGGTCGTCTCCAAGGGCGCCGATCCCAGCGGCAACGGCGACTCCACCCAGGCCTTCCGGGACGCCATCGCCGCCGCCCAGGGCGGCACGGTGTGGATCCCGCCCGGCGACTACAGGATCACCTCGTCCCTCAACGGCGTGCAGAACGTGACGCTCCAGGGTGCCGGCAGCTGGTACTCGGTGGTGCACACCTCCCGGTTCATCGACCAGTCCAGCTCCTCCGGAAACGTCCACCTCAAGGACTTCGCGGTCATCGGCGAGGTCACCGAGCGCGTCGACTCCAACCCGGACAACTTCGTCAACGGCTCGCTCGGCCCCGGCTCGTCCGTCTCCGGCATGTGGATCCAGCACATGAAGTGCGGCATGTGGCTGATGGGCAACGACGACAACCTGGTGGTGGAGAACAACCGCATCCTCGACACCACCGCCGACGGCATCAACCTCAACGGCACCGCCAAGGGTGTCGTCGTCCGCAACAACTTCCTGCGCAACCAGGGTGACGACTCGCTCGCCATGTGGTCCCTGTACTCGCCGGACACCGACTCCAGCTTCCAGAACAACACGATCTCGCAGCCGAACCTCGCCAACGGCATCGCGATCTACGGCGGTACCGACATCTCCGTGAAGAACAACCTGATCTCCGACACCAACGCCCTCGGCAGCGGTATCGCGATCTCCAACCAGAAGTTCCTGGACCCCTTTTCCCCGCTGGCGGGCACCATCACCGTGGACGGCAACACCCTGGTCCGCACCGGCGCGATGAACCCCAACTGGAACCATCCGATGGGCGCGCTGCGCGTCGACTCCTACGACAGCGCGATCAACGCGACCGTCGACATCACCAACACCACCATCACCGACAGCCCGTACAGCGCCTTCGAGTTCGTCTCCGGCGGCGGGCAGGGGTACCCGGTCCGGAACGTCAACGTGACCGGGGCGACCGTGCGGAACACCGGCACGGTCGTCGTCCAGGCCGAGGCACAGGGCGCGGCCACCTTCAAGAACGTCACCGCCACCCAGGTGGGAGCCGCCGGCGTCTACAACTGCCCCTACCCGGCGAACTCCGGCTCCTTCACGCTGACCGACGGCGGCGGCAACTCCGGCTGGTCCAGCACCTGGTCGGACTGCTCGACCTGGCCGCAGCCCGGCCAGGGCAACCCGGACCCCGACCCGAACCGCAACCTCGCCAAGGGCCGCCCGGCCACCGCGACCGGCTCCCAGGACGTCTACACGCCCGGCAAGGCGGTCGACGGCGACCCGAACTCCTACTGGGAGTCAACCAACAACGCCTTTCCCCAGTCCTGGGCGGTCGACCTCGGCTCGTCCTACGCCGTACGCCGCCTGGTGCTGAAGCTGCCGCCGTCCTCGGCGTGGGGCGCCCGCACCCAGACCATCACCGTGCTCGGCAGCACCGACGGCTCGAACTACTCGACCGTCGTGGGCGCCCAGGGCTACCGCTTCGACCCGGCCACCGGGAACACGGCCACCGTCGCCCTGCCGGGCACCACGAACCTGCGGTACCTCCGCCTCACCGTCAGCGCCAACACCGGCTGGCCGGCCGGGCAGTTCAGCGAGGTGGAGGCGTACCTGACGTCCTGA
- a CDS encoding carbohydrate ABC transporter permease, with translation MSTRTLISPATLARPRGKAIYWTVFTAVVVLFALAFLFPVYWMVTAAMKSPDEVAQTPPTLIPEHWHLGGYTDAWDLMQLPQHLWNTVVQAAGAWAFQLVFCTAAAYALSRLKPAFGEVILGGILATLMVPAQALVVPKYLTVADLPLIHTSLLNDPLAIWLPAVANAFNLYLLKRFFDQLPRDVLQAAEIDGAGKLRILWSVVLPMSRPVLGVVSIFALVAVWQDFLWPLMVFSDTGEQPISVALVQLSQSIQLTVLIAAMVIASIPMVALFLVFQRHIIAGLGAGSTKG, from the coding sequence ATGAGCACCCGCACCCTGATCTCCCCGGCCACCCTCGCCCGCCCGCGCGGCAAGGCGATCTACTGGACCGTCTTCACGGCCGTAGTCGTCCTCTTCGCGCTCGCCTTCCTCTTCCCGGTCTACTGGATGGTGACGGCCGCGATGAAGTCCCCGGACGAGGTGGCGCAGACCCCGCCGACCTTGATCCCGGAACACTGGCACCTCGGCGGCTACACCGACGCCTGGGACCTGATGCAGCTGCCGCAGCACCTGTGGAACACGGTGGTGCAGGCGGCCGGTGCCTGGGCGTTCCAGCTGGTGTTCTGCACGGCCGCCGCCTACGCACTGTCCAGGCTGAAGCCGGCCTTCGGCGAGGTGATCCTCGGTGGCATCCTCGCCACCCTCATGGTGCCGGCGCAGGCCCTGGTCGTACCGAAGTACCTGACGGTCGCCGACCTGCCGCTGATCCACACCAGCCTGCTCAACGACCCCCTCGCCATCTGGCTGCCGGCCGTCGCCAACGCCTTCAACCTCTATCTGCTCAAACGGTTCTTCGACCAGTTGCCGCGTGACGTCCTTCAGGCCGCGGAGATCGACGGCGCCGGAAAGCTGCGCATCCTGTGGTCGGTGGTGCTGCCCATGTCCAGGCCGGTGCTCGGCGTGGTGTCGATCTTCGCACTGGTCGCCGTCTGGCAGGACTTCCTGTGGCCGCTGATGGTCTTCTCCGACACCGGCGAACAGCCGATCAGTGTGGCCCTGGTCCAGTTGTCGCAGAGCATCCAGCTCACCGTGCTCATCGCCGCGATGGTGATCGCCAGCATCCCGATGGTGGCGCTGTTCCTCGTCTTCCAGCGGCACATCATCGCCGGGCTCGGCGCGGGCAGCACCAAGGGCTGA
- a CDS encoding glycoside hydrolase family 13 protein translates to MGQPTHAPKDRDWWRSAVIYQVYVRSFADGDGDGTGDLAGVRARLPYLAGLGVDALWFTPWYLSPMKDGGYDVADYRTVDPAFGTLAEAEKLIAEAAELGIRTIVDIVPNHVSDRHPWFRAALAAGPGSPERELFHFRPGRGPHGELPPNDWPSQFVGSTEPVWTRLPDGDWYLHLFTPEQPDLNWSHPAVRQEHEDVLRFWFERGVAGVRIDSAALLAKDPALPDLASHPGPHPFVDRDELHDIYRSWRRVADAYDGVFVGEVWLPDAERFARYLRPDELHTAFNFSFLSCPWDPARLRTAIDTTLAELAPVGAPATWVLCNHDVTRTVTRYGRADTGFDFAAKAFGTPTDLALGTRRARAAALLSLALPGSVYLYQGEELGLPEAEIPVDRIQDPMYFRSNGVDPGRDGCRVPLPWVAGMPYAGFGSQQEPWLPQPVDWPSYAVDRQQQNADSMLSLYRAAIATRPAFGDSPLTWLPAPDGVLAFTRAEGMTCMVNLAPTPAELPGHSQLLLASGPLDDTGRLPQDTAAWLRS, encoded by the coding sequence GTGGGACAGCCCACCCATGCCCCGAAGGACCGCGACTGGTGGCGCTCGGCCGTCATCTACCAGGTCTACGTCCGCAGCTTCGCGGACGGCGACGGCGACGGCACCGGCGACCTCGCGGGCGTCCGCGCCCGGCTGCCGTACCTGGCCGGACTCGGCGTGGACGCACTGTGGTTCACCCCCTGGTACCTGTCGCCGATGAAGGACGGCGGCTACGACGTCGCCGACTACCGGACCGTCGACCCGGCCTTCGGCACCCTGGCCGAGGCGGAGAAACTCATCGCCGAGGCGGCCGAGCTGGGCATCCGGACCATCGTCGACATCGTGCCCAACCATGTCTCCGACCGGCATCCGTGGTTCCGCGCGGCGCTCGCCGCCGGGCCCGGCAGCCCGGAGCGCGAGCTGTTCCACTTCCGGCCGGGGCGCGGCCCGCACGGCGAACTCCCGCCGAACGACTGGCCGTCCCAGTTCGTCGGCTCCACCGAACCGGTGTGGACGCGCCTGCCCGACGGCGACTGGTATCTGCACCTGTTCACGCCCGAGCAGCCGGACCTCAACTGGTCCCACCCGGCGGTGCGGCAGGAGCACGAGGACGTCCTGCGGTTCTGGTTCGAGCGGGGTGTCGCCGGCGTCCGCATCGACTCCGCCGCCCTGCTCGCCAAGGACCCGGCCCTGCCCGACCTCGCGTCCCACCCCGGCCCGCACCCGTTCGTCGACCGGGACGAACTCCATGACATCTACCGCTCGTGGCGGCGCGTGGCGGACGCGTACGACGGCGTCTTCGTCGGTGAGGTCTGGCTCCCCGACGCCGAGCGCTTCGCCCGCTATCTGCGCCCCGACGAACTCCACACCGCCTTCAACTTCTCCTTCCTCTCCTGCCCCTGGGACCCCGCCCGGCTGCGAACGGCCATCGACACCACCCTCGCCGAACTCGCCCCCGTCGGCGCCCCGGCCACCTGGGTGCTGTGCAACCACGACGTCACCCGCACGGTCACCCGCTACGGCCGCGCGGACACCGGGTTCGACTTCGCCGCCAAGGCCTTCGGCACCCCGACGGACCTCGCGCTCGGCACCCGCAGGGCGCGGGCGGCCGCCCTGCTGTCGCTGGCGTTGCCCGGGTCGGTGTACCTGTACCAGGGGGAGGAGCTGGGGCTGCCGGAGGCCGAGATCCCGGTCGACCGCATACAGGATCCGATGTACTTCCGATCGAATGGTGTCGACCCCGGGCGGGACGGCTGCCGGGTGCCGTTGCCGTGGGTCGCCGGTATGCCGTATGCGGGATTCGGTTCGCAGCAGGAGCCGTGGCTACCGCAGCCGGTCGACTGGCCATCGTATGCGGTCGACCGTCAACAGCAGAACGCCGACTCCATGCTCTCCCTCTACCGCGCGGCCATCGCCACCCGCCCGGCCTTCGGCGACAGCCCCCTGACCTGGCTGCCCGCCCCCGACGGCGTCCTCGCCTTCACCCGCGCCGAGGGCATGACCTGCATGGTCAACCTCGCGCCCACCCCGGCCGAGCTTCCCGGACACTCCCAGCTCCTGCTCGCCAGTGGCCCGTTGGACGACACGGGCCGACTGCCGCAGGACACGGCGGCCTGGCTGCGGAGCTGA
- a CDS encoding ABC transporter substrate-binding protein: protein MTSTGFRRTFVAIGVCSSLALAATGCGSGGDGSASGKTRITVNCEPPRSAKVDRSFFEEDVASFEKRNPDIDVVPHDAFPCQDPKTFDAKLAGGQMEDVFYTYFTDAKHVVDIGQAADLTPYLKELKSYGTIQKQLRDIYTVGGKVYGIPRTGYSMGLIYNRTLFRKAGLDPDKPPTTWDEVRADAKRIAALGGGTVGYADYSAQNQGGWHFTAELYSQGGDVVGPDGRKATIDTPEGHAVLQNLHDMRWTDDSMGSKQLLVINDVQQMMGSGRLGMYLAAPDNIPILVKEKGANYDDIAIGPMPGGKGTLIGGDGYMFNKHDTPAQIRAGLKWLDHMFLTPGTGFLGDYARAKKNDAPVGLPEPRLFTGAADAKDQQAKKANANVPVANYQAFLDGNQQLQMKIEPPDAQQIYSVLDSAVSAVLTQKNADIDQLLKDASGKIDGILARS, encoded by the coding sequence ATGACAAGCACCGGGTTCCGTCGTACCTTCGTCGCGATCGGCGTCTGCTCCTCGCTCGCCCTTGCCGCCACCGGCTGCGGCTCGGGCGGCGACGGCTCGGCGAGCGGCAAGACCCGCATCACCGTCAACTGCGAGCCGCCCAGGAGCGCCAAGGTCGACCGGAGCTTCTTCGAGGAGGACGTCGCCTCCTTCGAGAAGCGGAACCCGGACATCGACGTCGTGCCGCACGACGCCTTCCCCTGCCAGGACCCGAAGACGTTCGACGCCAAGCTCGCCGGCGGTCAGATGGAGGACGTCTTCTACACGTACTTCACCGACGCCAAGCACGTCGTGGACATCGGCCAGGCAGCCGATCTCACGCCGTACCTCAAGGAGTTGAAGTCCTACGGCACCATCCAGAAGCAGCTGCGGGACATCTACACCGTCGGCGGAAAGGTCTACGGCATCCCGCGCACCGGATACAGCATGGGGTTGATCTACAACCGCACGCTCTTCCGGAAGGCCGGCCTCGACCCCGACAAGCCCCCGACGACCTGGGACGAGGTTCGCGCCGACGCCAAGAGGATCGCCGCGCTCGGAGGCGGCACCGTCGGCTACGCCGACTACAGCGCCCAGAACCAGGGCGGCTGGCACTTCACCGCCGAGCTGTACTCACAGGGCGGGGACGTCGTCGGCCCCGACGGCAGGAAGGCCACCATCGACACGCCCGAGGGCCACGCCGTCCTGCAGAACCTGCACGACATGCGGTGGACCGACGACTCCATGGGCAGCAAGCAGCTCCTCGTCATCAACGACGTGCAGCAGATGATGGGCTCGGGCAGGCTCGGCATGTATCTCGCCGCCCCCGACAACATCCCGATCCTGGTCAAGGAGAAGGGCGCGAACTACGACGACATCGCCATCGGCCCGATGCCGGGCGGCAAGGGCACGCTCATCGGCGGCGACGGCTACATGTTCAACAAGCACGACACGCCCGCCCAGATCCGGGCCGGCCTGAAGTGGCTGGACCACATGTTCCTCACGCCGGGCACGGGTTTCCTCGGCGACTACGCCCGCGCGAAGAAGAACGACGCTCCCGTCGGCCTGCCCGAGCCGCGCCTGTTCACCGGCGCCGCCGACGCCAAGGACCAGCAGGCCAAGAAGGCCAACGCCAACGTCCCGGTGGCGAACTACCAGGCCTTCCTCGACGGCAACCAGCAGCTGCAGATGAAGATCGAACCGCCGGACGCGCAGCAGATCTACTCCGTCCTCGACTCCGCCGTCTCCGCCGTCCTCACCCAGAAGAACGCCGACATCGACCAGCTCCTCAAGGACGCATCCGGAAAGATCGACGGCATTCTGGCCCGGAGCTGA
- a CDS encoding aromatic ring-hydroxylating dioxygenase subunit alpha — translation MPHMTAFARNQWYVAAYSEEVGRELLGRTILGEPLVLYRAEEDGTPVALHDRCVHRRYPLSSSGLDGDRIVCGYHGFTYDRTGACVYVPGQKRIPRTARVASYPVVEQDSLVWVWIGDPALADPRTIPRARHLDSPGWTTVRGMEPIDADYGLLVDNLLDLSHETYLHGGFIGTPEVAETPITTEVDEGAGVVRVSRHMDDAECPPFYARSTGIEGRITRWQDIEYHAPCLYLLHSRIAPVGVVPGPDGSDPHGFHTEITYAITPSTDGKVYDFWAVSRDWATEDAEVTEFLRGNNHTVVMQDVDALNLLQRTLGTERTGYQELSINIDTGGLAARRILARLVEEGDKPVEGVR, via the coding sequence ATGCCGCATATGACCGCTTTCGCGCGGAATCAGTGGTACGTCGCCGCCTACAGCGAGGAGGTCGGGCGCGAGCTGCTCGGCCGTACGATCCTCGGGGAGCCGCTCGTCCTCTACCGCGCCGAGGAGGACGGCACCCCGGTCGCCCTGCACGACCGGTGCGTCCACCGCCGCTACCCGCTCTCCTCCAGCGGCCTGGACGGCGACCGGATCGTCTGCGGTTACCACGGTTTCACCTACGACCGCACCGGCGCCTGCGTGTACGTGCCGGGCCAGAAGCGCATCCCGCGCACCGCACGCGTCGCCTCCTACCCGGTGGTGGAGCAGGACTCGCTCGTCTGGGTGTGGATCGGCGACCCGGCGCTCGCCGACCCGCGGACGATCCCGCGCGCCCGGCACCTGGACTCCCCCGGCTGGACCACCGTGCGCGGGATGGAGCCGATCGACGCCGACTACGGCCTGCTCGTCGACAACCTCCTCGACCTGTCCCACGAGACGTATCTGCACGGCGGTTTCATCGGCACCCCCGAGGTCGCCGAGACGCCCATCACCACCGAGGTGGACGAGGGCGCGGGTGTGGTCCGGGTCAGCCGGCACATGGACGACGCCGAGTGCCCGCCGTTCTACGCCCGTTCCACCGGCATCGAGGGCCGCATCACCCGCTGGCAGGACATCGAGTACCACGCGCCCTGCCTGTATCTGCTGCACAGCCGGATCGCGCCGGTGGGCGTCGTCCCCGGGCCGGACGGCAGCGACCCGCACGGCTTCCACACGGAGATCACCTACGCCATCACGCCGTCCACCGACGGCAAGGTGTACGACTTCTGGGCGGTGTCCCGGGACTGGGCGACCGAGGACGCCGAGGTCACCGAGTTCCTGCGGGGCAACAACCACACCGTCGTCATGCAGGACGTGGACGCGCTCAACCTGCTGCAGCGCACCCTCGGCACCGAACGCACCGGCTACCAGGAGCTGAGCATCAACATCGACACCGGCGGGCTGGCCGCGCGCCGCATCCTGGCCCGGCTGGTCGAGGAGGGCGACAAGCCGGTCGAGGGGGTCCGGTGA